Proteins found in one Pocillopora verrucosa isolate sample1 chromosome 12, ASM3666991v2, whole genome shotgun sequence genomic segment:
- the LOC131769613 gene encoding uncharacterized protein, with translation MILMWKHSSCLGLYLAVYCLILEGCPSRCSGKLTELSEKHVKRGRRNVGPLSVNGVESYGNYTLNHSLTLNTTRSLTGAFNLTQWILTKFQMTILKEQGNSYTDLFNLDPPTPREIPARRISKTQCPMGQVYDNFVQVCRLGISAFDLTTFSKRVFIVAIFMRANISPLQCPIITEPQVKQAIVGKLDINDTSISGIAIAYLPGTLELTATVTAAFNLDLSQTISDFSFRSLKTALSSLSIEFNGTNFTVFNVIMRYFNCPVKEIFQPDEYTLQGDVVTISATGETFQEIDFYTNEINLTNGSYLPSGVLTVCKQPAINCSGVFIRLTKDEYFISSNYSLYRNVSGEVIKPGRFHFINGYLWFCVNFSSSYSYETLTNDSTMEEMVSEVLTYVGLSVSIFSFLIVLVTYSLFKELRTLPGVNLMNFSIAHLFKDSLFIASGCGLPKLACTIVAITMHYFLLASFTWMSIIAFETWRAFSKIRIQPRNPSRRQKCGYVLRRMACGWVPPFVFVFVCVTLDQSRAASFRYGETGTNSCWINIPTANLFSFVLPIAIAISFNIVFFVLTVIAIRKTNQQAREATHHAANHKTAAVFAKIFILMGFTWILGFLQGLVSEYFRYPFIISTTFTGLYVALAFVFTSRVKGLWRSLCADSLCAVPPTTRYSSQDRV, from the exons ATGATTCTGATGTGGAAACATTCGAGCTGCTTAGGGCTCTATCTCGCTGTTTACTGTTTGATATTAGAGGGCTGCCCTTCGAGATGCAGTGGAAAGCTGACAGAGCTTTCAG AAAAACACGTGAAAAGAGGACGTAGAAATGTTGGCCCTTTGTCAGTAAATGGAGTAGAAAGTTATGGGAATTATACTCTCAATCACTCGTTGACATTGAATACCACCAGAAGTTTGACGGGTGCATTTAATTTAACACAATGGATCCTGACGAAGTTCCAGATGACGATTCTTAAGGAGCAGGGTAATTCCTATACAGATCTTTTCAACCTGGATCCTCCCACCCCAAGAGAAATACCTGCTAGAAGAATATCAAAAACTCAATGTCCAATGGGTCAAGTCTATGACAATTTCGTCCAAGTTTGCCGCCTCGGTATAAGTGCCTTTGATTTGACAACCTTCAGTAAAAGAGTCTTTATCGTTGCGATTTTCATGCGTGCTAACATTTCACCTCTGCAATGTCCAATTATAACTGAGCCTCAAGTTAAACAAGCCATTGTCGGGAAGTTGGACATAAATGACACATCTATTTCCGGAATCGCAATTGCATATCTTCCGGGTACTCTTGAGCTTACGGCAACAGTCACAGCAGCCTTTAATCTCGATTTAAGCCAAACGATATCGGACTTTTCTTTTCGTAGCCTCAAGACGGCACTGAGCTCTCTTTCTATTGAATTCAATGGCACAAACTTTACTGTCTTCAATGTAATTATGAGATATTTTAATTGTCCTGTAAAAGAAATCTTCCAACCCGATGAGTATACATTGCAAGGAGATGTAGTAACTATCTCAGCTACTGGAGAAACGTTTCAAGAAATTGACTTTTACACGAACGAAATCAATCTGACAAATGGGTCTTACCTTCCCTCAGGGGTTCTCACAGTGTGCAAACAACCCGCGATAAACTGTTCAGGGGTTTTCATTCGATTAACGAAGGACGAATATTTCATTTCGTCAAACTATTCTCTATATCGAAACGTTTCGGGAGAAGTCATAAAGCCTGGACGGTTTCATTTTATTAATGGATATCTATGGTTTTGTGTAAACTTCTCTTCGAGTTACTCTTATGAAACGCTGACGAATGATTCAACGATGGAGGAAATGGTCTCGGAGGTGCTAACTTATGTCGGTCTCTCCGTCTcgattttcagttttctgataGTCTTAGTGACTTATTCACTATTTAAAGAGCTTCGCACTTTACCCGGAGtcaatttgatgaatttttctatAGCACATTTGTTTAAGGACTCACTTTTCATTGCTTCTGGATGCGGATTGCCAAAGCTTGCATGTACAATAGTTGCCATAACAATGCATTATTTCCTGTTAGCGTCCTTCACTTGGATGTCAATTATTGCATTTGAAACGTGGAGGGCATTTTCCAAAATCCGCATCCAGCCCAGAAATCCAAGCAGAAGGCAAAAGTGTGGTTACGTGCTAAGAAGAATGGCTTGCGGATGGGTCCCTCCGTTTGTTTTTGTCTTCGTGTGCGTAACTCTTGACCAGTCCCGCGCGGCCTCTTTTCGCTATGGCGAGACTGGGACCAACAGCTGCTGGATAAACATTCCCACTGCAAATTTGTTCTCGTTCGTTTTGCCAATAGCTATCGCCATTTCGTTTAACATTGTGTTCTTTGTCTTGACTGTGATAGCTATACGGAAAACAAACCAGCAGGCGAGAGAGGCAACTCACCACGCAGCGAATCACAAAACTGCCGCGGTATTTGCCAAAATTTTTATCCTGATGGGGTTTACATGGATTCTTGGCTTCTTGCAGGGTCTGGTGTCGGAATACTTTCGATACCCGTTTATCATATCAACAACTTTCACGGGACTGTATGTTGCACTGGCGTTTGTGTTTACATCACGAGTAAAGGGGCTTTGGCGCAGCTTGTGCGCTGACAGCTTGTGCGCTGTTCCACCAACAACTCGTTACAGCAGTCAAGATCGTGTATAA